In a single window of the Arthrobacter sp. StoSoilA2 genome:
- a CDS encoding NUMOD3 domain-containing DNA-binding protein, translating into MNGITTATGGLVYGVRLRREVEYRYVGITTKTTSRRFHQHLRVAAEGRKTPFYDWVRKHDPADLIADELDWLEGLDQLGQAEMDWIAYLRSQGDRLLNLSEGGLGPTGVVWTDEMREAARLRSTGRKGLSRFGEENPFFGNSHSSEQREKWSDERKGTFVGSDNPNFGKFGPDHPGFGHTMPLESRKALSEAFTGEGNPNFGKKASAETRAKMSAVRKGRPMPSSRRNAHTRHHTNKGVVNPTCQHCIDDAAQAKLMRESETTND; encoded by the coding sequence ATGAATGGAATTACGACGGCGACGGGTGGCTTGGTTTATGGCGTCCGGCTGCGCCGTGAGGTTGAGTACCGCTACGTCGGCATTACGACCAAGACCACCAGCCGTCGGTTCCATCAACATCTCAGAGTCGCCGCCGAAGGACGCAAGACTCCGTTCTATGACTGGGTGAGGAAGCACGATCCTGCGGATCTCATTGCTGACGAACTTGATTGGCTTGAAGGATTGGACCAACTTGGTCAAGCCGAGATGGACTGGATCGCATATTTGAGGAGTCAGGGGGATCGTCTCCTGAACCTCTCAGAGGGCGGGCTGGGTCCGACGGGTGTGGTGTGGACAGATGAAATGCGGGAAGCTGCTCGGCTCCGATCTACTGGGCGGAAGGGCCTGAGCCGATTCGGTGAGGAGAATCCCTTCTTTGGCAACTCACACTCATCGGAGCAGCGGGAAAAGTGGTCCGATGAGCGCAAGGGCACGTTTGTCGGATCGGACAATCCGAACTTTGGCAAGTTCGGGCCGGACCATCCAGGATTTGGCCACACAATGCCTTTGGAGTCACGCAAGGCGCTTTCTGAGGCCTTCACCGGCGAGGGCAATCCAAATTTTGGCAAGAAGGCCAGCGCCGAAACTCGTGCGAAAATGTCTGCTGTCAGGAAAGGCAGGCCGATGCCATCCAGCCGACGAAACGCGCACACCAGACATCACACGAACAAGGGTGTTGTGAACCCAACCTGCCAGCATTGCATCGACGATGCAGCGCAAGCGAAGCTCATGCGAGAAAGTGAAACGACAAATGACTGA
- the nrdE gene encoding class 1b ribonucleoside-diphosphate reductase subunit alpha: MPEAYKGLGYHELNAMLNLYGPNGEIQFEADREAAHQYFLQHVNNNTVFFHDLEEKLDYLVKNQYYERETLDQYTMNFIRELFNRAYKKKFRFETFLGAFKFYTSYTLKTFDGKRFLERYEDRVCMVALHLARGNEELASRLVDEIIDGRFQPATPTFLNAGKAQRGELVSCFLLRIEDNMESIARAINSALQLSKRGGGVALSLTNIREHGAPIKQIENQSSGVIPVMKLLEDSFSYANQLGARQGAGAVYLHAHHPDIYRFLDTKRENADEKIRIKTLSLGVVIPDITFELAKKNEDMYLFSPYDVERVYGVPFSDISVTEKYYEMVDDSRIKKTKISAREFFQTLAEIQFESGYPYIMFEDTVNRANPIDGKITMSNLCSEILQVSSPSIYAEDLSYQTVGKDISCNLGSMNIAKTMDSPDFGLSIETSIRALSAVSDMSYINSVPSIAQGNAQSHAIGLGQMNLHGYLAREHVHYGSEEGLDFTNIYFYTVLFHALRASNKLAIETGQKFGGFEKSTYASGEFFDKYTEQEWVPATERVRELFAGHHIPTQDDWRELKASVMEHGIYNQNLQAVPPTGSISYINNSTSSIHPVAAKIEIRKEGKIGRVYYPAPYLTNDNLEYYQDAYEIGYEKIIDTYAAATQHVDQGLSLTLFFKDTATTRDINKAQIYAWRKGIKTLYYIRLRQMALEGTEVEGCVSCAL; this comes from the coding sequence CTGCCGGAGGCCTATAAGGGCCTGGGCTATCACGAGCTCAACGCAATGCTGAACCTGTATGGCCCCAACGGCGAGATCCAGTTTGAAGCCGATCGTGAAGCCGCGCACCAGTACTTCCTGCAGCACGTGAACAACAACACCGTGTTCTTCCACGACCTGGAAGAGAAGCTCGACTACCTGGTGAAGAACCAGTACTACGAGCGCGAAACACTGGACCAGTACACGATGAACTTCATCCGTGAACTCTTCAACCGTGCCTACAAAAAGAAGTTCCGCTTCGAGACCTTCCTTGGCGCCTTCAAGTTCTACACGTCCTACACACTGAAGACGTTTGACGGCAAGCGCTTCCTTGAGCGCTACGAAGACCGCGTCTGCATGGTTGCCCTGCACCTTGCCCGCGGCAACGAAGAACTTGCCAGCCGCCTTGTTGACGAAATCATCGATGGCCGTTTCCAGCCGGCAACCCCCACCTTCCTGAATGCAGGCAAGGCCCAGCGCGGCGAGCTTGTCTCCTGCTTCCTGCTCCGTATCGAAGACAACATGGAGTCGATTGCCCGCGCCATCAACTCCGCGCTGCAGCTCTCCAAGCGCGGTGGCGGTGTGGCACTTTCGCTCACCAACATCCGTGAGCACGGCGCCCCGATCAAGCAGATCGAAAACCAGTCCTCCGGCGTCATCCCCGTGATGAAGCTCCTCGAAGACAGCTTCTCCTACGCCAACCAGCTTGGTGCCCGCCAGGGTGCAGGTGCCGTGTACCTGCACGCACACCACCCGGACATCTACCGCTTCCTGGACACCAAGCGCGAGAACGCCGACGAGAAGATCCGCATCAAGACGCTCTCCCTTGGCGTCGTGATCCCGGACATCACGTTCGAGCTCGCCAAGAAGAACGAGGACATGTACCTCTTCTCCCCGTACGACGTCGAGCGCGTCTACGGAGTCCCCTTCTCCGACATTTCCGTCACGGAGAAGTACTACGAGATGGTTGACGATTCCCGGATCAAGAAGACCAAGATCAGTGCCCGTGAGTTCTTCCAAACCCTCGCGGAGATCCAGTTCGAGTCCGGCTACCCGTACATCATGTTCGAGGACACCGTGAACCGGGCCAACCCGATCGACGGCAAGATCACCATGAGCAACCTGTGCTCGGAGATCCTGCAGGTTTCCTCGCCGTCCATTTACGCGGAAGACCTGAGCTACCAGACCGTGGGCAAGGACATTTCCTGCAACCTCGGTTCCATGAACATCGCCAAGACCATGGATTCGCCGGACTTCGGTCTCTCGATCGAGACGTCCATCCGCGCCCTCAGCGCAGTGTCCGACATGTCCTACATCAACTCGGTGCCGTCGATTGCCCAGGGTAATGCCCAGAGCCACGCGATTGGCCTCGGCCAGATGAACCTCCACGGCTACCTCGCCCGCGAGCACGTCCACTACGGTTCCGAAGAGGGCCTGGACTTCACCAACATCTACTTCTACACGGTGCTGTTCCACGCCCTCCGCGCGTCCAACAAGCTGGCCATCGAGACCGGCCAGAAGTTCGGTGGCTTCGAGAAGTCGACCTACGCTTCCGGCGAGTTCTTCGACAAGTACACGGAGCAGGAATGGGTTCCGGCAACGGAGCGCGTCCGCGAGCTCTTCGCAGGCCACCACATTCCCACCCAGGACGACTGGCGTGAGCTGAAGGCTTCCGTCATGGAGCACGGCATCTACAACCAGAACCTCCAGGCCGTGCCGCCCACCGGTTCCATCAGCTACATCAACAACTCCACCTCCTCGATCCACCCGGTGGCCGCAAAGATCGAAATCCGCAAGGAAGGCAAGATCGGCCGCGTCTACTACCCGGCTCCGTACCTGACCAACGACAACCTGGAGTACTATCAGGATGCCTACGAAATCGGCTACGAAAAGATCATCGACACCTACGCCGCGGCCACCCAGCACGTGGACCAGGGCCTGTCCCTGACGCTGTTCTTCAAGGACACCGCCACTACGCGTGATATCAACAAGGCGCAGATCTACGCATGGCGCAAGGGCATCAAGACCCTCTACTACATCCGTCTCCGCCAGATGGCCCTGGAAGGGACTGAGGTGGAGGGCTGTGTTTCATGTGCCCTATGA
- the nrdI gene encoding class Ib ribonucleoside-diphosphate reductase assembly flavoprotein NrdI, giving the protein MAPLATASVRSDTDTVTTRSHLIYFSSTSENTKRFVRKLGRDAARIPLYAHDAPLQALEPFVLVLPTYGGTNGEGSVPKQVIRFLNNPRNRELIRGVIGAGNTNFADNYCAAGDIIAAKCNVPHLYRFELMGTPEDVDRVNQGLEKFWTLLSQKQK; this is encoded by the coding sequence ATGGCACCGCTGGCAACGGCATCCGTGCGCAGTGACACGGACACTGTGACCACGAGGAGTCACCTCATCTACTTTTCCTCGACATCTGAGAACACCAAGCGCTTTGTCCGGAAATTGGGCAGGGATGCAGCGCGCATCCCGCTTTATGCGCACGATGCCCCGCTTCAAGCACTTGAACCCTTTGTCCTTGTCCTGCCGACTTACGGCGGGACAAACGGCGAAGGTTCAGTGCCCAAGCAGGTCATCAGGTTTCTCAACAACCCACGGAACAGGGAACTGATCCGTGGTGTTATCGGTGCAGGAAACACCAACTTCGCGGACAACTATTGCGCAGCGGGAGACATCATCGCCGCCAAGTGCAACGTGCCGCATCTCTACAGGTTTGAACTCATGGGGACGCCGGAAGACGTCGATCGGGTCAATCAAGGATTGGAAAAGTTTTGGACACTACTGTCGCAGAAACAGAAGTAA
- the nrdH gene encoding glutaredoxin-like protein NrdH — protein MTVTVYTKPACVQCNATYRALDKKGIAYQSVDISQDAEALERLKALGYMQAPVVVTEQDHWSGFRPDKIEELAQAVSSVA, from the coding sequence ATGACCGTTACGGTTTACACGAAGCCGGCCTGTGTTCAGTGCAACGCAACCTACCGGGCACTCGACAAGAAGGGCATTGCCTACCAGAGTGTCGACATCTCCCAGGATGCCGAGGCGCTCGAACGCCTCAAGGCGCTGGGTTACATGCAGGCTCCCGTCGTCGTGACCGAGCAGGACCATTGGTCTGGATTCCGCCCGGACAAGATCGAGGAACTGGCCCAGGCCGTTTCCTCCGTGGCCTAA
- a CDS encoding LysR family transcriptional regulator, producing the protein MVNLLHLRTLLEVTRLGSFAAAAAQLGYTASAVSQQMAALERDTGVELFQRSARSVIPTEAAVTMTRHASKVLTDVEALMAAASRTSDAPAQELRLGIFPSLATYVLPDILRNERWNGLGIELRVSVAEPAQTIQGLRSGGELDVALVYQVGQSGLAWPHSLERQWIGDDDFRVVLPASWKIREDAEIEAAHLSDMPWIVHHPGTSDALVIERLFASCNLHPRVVAYSDDFHASLEMTAAGLGASLVPELALRNRPPGVVVLDVPDIRLARNVFALLINEKRTAQVQLFTQLLADTLRGTSEKSGLHPLKSAPVKGSQRRR; encoded by the coding sequence ATGGTCAACCTTCTCCATCTCCGGACCCTGTTGGAGGTCACCCGGCTGGGTTCCTTCGCGGCCGCAGCGGCGCAGCTTGGCTATACAGCCTCCGCCGTTTCCCAACAGATGGCCGCGCTGGAACGGGATACCGGCGTCGAACTGTTCCAGCGTTCGGCGAGGAGCGTGATTCCCACTGAGGCCGCCGTCACCATGACCCGGCACGCATCCAAGGTGCTCACGGACGTCGAAGCGCTCATGGCCGCCGCATCAAGGACCAGCGATGCACCGGCCCAGGAATTGCGGCTGGGCATCTTCCCCAGCCTTGCCACGTATGTGCTGCCGGACATCCTGCGGAATGAGCGGTGGAACGGGCTGGGGATAGAGCTGCGCGTATCAGTCGCTGAGCCGGCACAGACCATCCAGGGACTGCGCAGCGGCGGAGAATTGGACGTCGCCCTCGTGTACCAGGTGGGACAGTCAGGATTGGCCTGGCCACATTCCCTGGAGCGCCAATGGATCGGCGACGACGACTTCCGGGTGGTGCTGCCCGCTTCATGGAAAATCCGCGAGGATGCCGAGATTGAGGCCGCACACCTCTCGGACATGCCATGGATCGTCCATCACCCGGGCACCAGCGACGCCCTGGTGATCGAACGTTTGTTTGCCAGCTGCAACCTGCATCCCCGCGTCGTGGCTTACAGTGACGATTTCCATGCCAGCCTGGAGATGACCGCGGCCGGCCTGGGTGCTTCGCTGGTACCGGAACTGGCGCTGCGCAACCGGCCACCCGGCGTCGTGGTCCTTGACGTTCCGGACATCCGGCTGGCGCGAAACGTGTTCGCGCTGCTCATCAATGAAAAGCGAACAGCTCAAGTGCAACTGTTTACGCAGCTCCTGGCCGACACCCTCCGTGGCACCTCCGAAAAGAGCGGTTTGCATCCCCTGAAATCAGCGCCTGTCAAGGGTTCGCAGCGTCGGAGGTGA
- a CDS encoding DUF2004 domain-containing protein produces MGKVASTHFGEIELNHGREHCFVTKHELGGNQLELDLNVTAHDHFDEAAMHKVDYRLRFLPELVDQVREMIADELDQDGTNPQQFLHFHSSQLKEEQLESVFGVRDKSQLTNDVFLKALKLGHVAIYPGQPERYFVLDFTLGSHFTDELLVVAADEDGVVDDEILWES; encoded by the coding sequence ATGGGCAAGGTAGCGAGCACACATTTTGGGGAGATCGAGCTCAATCACGGGCGTGAACATTGCTTCGTGACCAAACACGAGCTCGGCGGCAATCAGCTGGAGCTGGACCTGAACGTCACGGCGCATGACCATTTCGACGAGGCCGCCATGCACAAGGTGGACTACCGCTTGCGCTTCCTGCCGGAGCTGGTTGACCAGGTCCGGGAGATGATCGCCGATGAGCTGGACCAGGACGGCACCAATCCGCAGCAGTTCCTGCATTTCCATAGCTCCCAGCTCAAGGAAGAGCAGCTCGAATCGGTTTTCGGGGTCAGGGACAAGTCCCAGCTCACCAACGACGTCTTCCTCAAAGCCCTCAAACTGGGTCATGTGGCCATCTACCCTGGCCAGCCCGAGCGCTATTTTGTCCTGGACTTCACCCTCGGCTCGCACTTCACGGATGAGCTGCTGGTAGTGGCCGCCGATGAAGACGGCGTGGTGGATGACGAAATCCTTTGGGAGTCGTGA
- a CDS encoding methylenetetrahydrofolate reductase: MSPPSLIDAHPNLAGTAPVALSYELFPPRSPAAAESLWTTIRELEATEPDYVSVTYGASGSNGDTAVDLINRLLLETTLRPLAHLTCVGNTPLELAEIIGELLDRGVRGILALRGDLPKDGSQPASGSLRYAQDLIELIRRVEQRRSALLCAGKIAVGVAAYPTRHPESPSVGHDVEVLLAKQRSGADFAITQVFFHANEYSDLVARARRAGVTIPIIPGVMPLTSIRRLKRLGELAGVDPSVELIERLAALDTEAERRRIGVAATVDLTNAALDAGAPGIHLYTFNEHADALDVLDKLALPRPSRPAGRVSTMALRQEYAS; encoded by the coding sequence ATGTCGCCGCCAAGCCTTATTGACGCACATCCCAACCTCGCCGGAACGGCGCCCGTGGCACTTTCCTACGAGCTGTTTCCCCCTCGCTCCCCGGCGGCCGCAGAAAGCCTGTGGACCACTATCCGTGAACTCGAAGCCACCGAGCCGGACTACGTCTCGGTGACATACGGTGCCAGTGGATCCAACGGGGATACTGCCGTTGACCTCATCAACCGCCTCCTGCTCGAGACCACGCTCCGGCCCTTGGCCCACCTGACGTGTGTGGGCAACACACCGCTTGAATTGGCGGAGATCATTGGTGAACTACTGGACCGCGGCGTCCGTGGCATCCTCGCACTCCGCGGGGATCTGCCCAAGGACGGAAGCCAGCCTGCCAGTGGCTCACTCCGGTATGCCCAGGATCTGATCGAACTGATCCGCCGCGTGGAGCAGCGTCGTTCAGCACTTCTTTGTGCCGGCAAGATCGCTGTCGGAGTGGCCGCGTACCCCACCAGGCATCCTGAATCGCCAAGTGTGGGGCACGACGTCGAAGTTCTCCTGGCCAAGCAGCGTTCCGGCGCAGACTTCGCGATCACGCAGGTCTTCTTCCACGCGAACGAATACTCGGACCTGGTTGCGCGTGCACGCCGGGCCGGGGTCACCATCCCGATCATCCCTGGTGTCATGCCGCTCACCAGCATCCGGCGCCTGAAGCGCCTCGGCGAACTGGCCGGCGTCGACCCTTCCGTGGAACTCATTGAGCGCCTAGCTGCCTTGGACACTGAAGCAGAGCGTCGGCGAATCGGCGTCGCTGCCACCGTGGATCTTACCAATGCAGCACTGGATGCCGGTGCACCGGGCATTCACTTGTACACCTTCAATGAGCACGCGGACGCCCTTGACGTGCTGGACAAGCTGGCGCTGCCGCGGCCATCCCGGCCGGCTGGCCGCGTAAGCACCATGGCACTCCGCCAGGAATACGCAAGCTAA
- a CDS encoding VWA domain-containing protein, with protein sequence MTLLPIVPWALLAAMGVAVVALTLWAIIRGPGRGSTGPKGSVRPAAVRGAAVVLLVLAALRPGWPGSEVRTAVADVDVFFVVDTSTSMAAEDYNGAGTRLSGATGDVMAIARELAGARFSLITFDNKATVRMPLSQDATALQTAMTILQPQNPRYANGSSITGAGALLKERLAAAREQHPGRPALVFYAGDGENTAAEAPVPLPVDAGSVGGGAVLGYGTGHGGRMKDASDTEAGYLQDKGSGQDAVSRIDEGQLKNIASQLNVPYVHRTGNQPTSDMLAKARPGALTPTNDDEPGRVELYWLLALAGFLLALHEPVRHLIALREVRSLPSRAKEPLA encoded by the coding sequence GTGACCCTTCTGCCAATCGTTCCGTGGGCGCTCCTCGCTGCCATGGGGGTCGCCGTCGTCGCCCTCACCCTGTGGGCCATCATTCGCGGGCCGGGACGCGGCAGCACTGGACCAAAAGGGTCGGTGCGGCCGGCCGCCGTCCGGGGCGCCGCCGTCGTGCTTCTGGTCCTTGCCGCACTGCGACCGGGTTGGCCCGGCAGCGAAGTGAGGACCGCCGTCGCGGACGTGGACGTCTTCTTCGTTGTCGATACCAGTACCAGCATGGCAGCAGAGGACTACAACGGCGCTGGAACCCGCTTGTCAGGGGCGACTGGCGACGTGATGGCGATAGCCAGGGAACTAGCGGGAGCCAGGTTTTCCCTCATCACTTTCGACAACAAGGCGACCGTCCGCATGCCGTTGAGCCAGGACGCCACCGCGCTGCAAACCGCCATGACAATACTGCAGCCGCAAAACCCGCGGTACGCCAACGGCAGCAGCATTACGGGCGCGGGAGCGTTGCTCAAGGAAAGGCTCGCGGCCGCCCGGGAGCAGCACCCAGGACGTCCGGCATTGGTCTTCTACGCCGGGGACGGCGAGAACACGGCGGCCGAGGCACCAGTGCCGCTGCCGGTGGATGCGGGCAGCGTCGGTGGGGGAGCCGTGCTGGGTTACGGCACGGGGCATGGTGGCCGGATGAAGGACGCCTCGGACACTGAAGCCGGGTACCTGCAGGACAAGGGCTCAGGCCAGGACGCGGTGTCCAGGATCGACGAAGGGCAACTGAAAAACATCGCAAGCCAACTCAATGTCCCATATGTCCACCGTACCGGGAACCAACCCACGTCCGACATGCTTGCCAAAGCCCGGCCCGGCGCCCTCACGCCCACCAATGACGATGAACCCGGCCGCGTGGAACTTTACTGGCTTCTGGCGCTCGCCGGATTCCTGCTGGCCCTTCACGAACCCGTTCGTCATCTCATCGCGCTGCGGGAAGTGCGGAGCTTGCCGTCGAGGGCCAAGGAGCCACTGGCATGA
- a CDS encoding VWA domain-containing protein gives MELTFWWILPLAALALLIAARLLIRRRRQMGRPVAHGERLTDLPEYQRALRRYKATLVLAMALGALFLAATATAAARPAQRTTEQPDIRNRDIVLCLDVSGSMTSTDAAIAKVFQELAREFDGERIGMVIFDSSSVQPFPLTDDYDYAAEQLTAARKALDSGAGSFFDGTWNGGGSSLIGDGLASCVQSFPDIEPGSGPDPGAGSGSASTSGNAKRSRSVVLATDNFLSGDPIFTLQQAGELARSKNVKVYALNPSDFDYPGDFDYGDQADQPGGQLKAVAEGTGGSYFALDSPDAVPGIVQKVQETEASSYRAAPLVAVSDSPALPLGVALLAGAGMVILGWRLDQ, from the coding sequence GTGGAACTGACCTTCTGGTGGATTCTTCCCCTCGCTGCCCTGGCACTGCTGATAGCCGCCCGGCTGTTGATCCGGCGTCGGCGACAAATGGGCAGGCCAGTGGCACACGGCGAGCGCCTCACAGACCTTCCCGAGTACCAAAGAGCGCTGCGGCGGTACAAGGCCACGTTGGTCCTCGCCATGGCCTTGGGTGCGTTGTTTCTGGCGGCCACAGCCACAGCCGCGGCAAGACCTGCCCAGCGCACCACGGAGCAGCCCGACATCCGGAACCGGGACATCGTCCTCTGTCTGGATGTTTCAGGATCCATGACCAGTACGGACGCTGCCATCGCCAAAGTGTTCCAGGAACTCGCCCGGGAATTCGATGGCGAGCGCATCGGCATGGTCATCTTCGATAGCAGCAGCGTCCAACCGTTCCCGCTGACAGACGACTACGACTACGCCGCCGAACAGCTCACCGCAGCCCGGAAGGCTCTGGACAGCGGGGCAGGATCCTTCTTCGACGGGACATGGAACGGCGGAGGATCCTCCCTGATCGGCGATGGCCTGGCATCCTGCGTGCAAAGCTTCCCGGACATTGAACCAGGGTCGGGGCCAGATCCGGGGGCAGGGTCAGGGTCGGCATCCACGTCCGGCAACGCCAAGCGCTCGCGGTCTGTTGTGCTGGCCACCGACAACTTCCTCTCCGGGGACCCCATCTTCACCCTGCAGCAGGCCGGGGAGCTGGCCCGGAGCAAGAACGTCAAGGTTTATGCCCTGAACCCCTCGGACTTTGACTACCCCGGCGACTTTGACTACGGAGATCAAGCAGATCAGCCAGGCGGCCAACTCAAGGCGGTTGCCGAAGGAACCGGGGGCAGCTACTTCGCCCTGGACAGTCCCGACGCGGTGCCCGGGATAGTGCAGAAAGTGCAGGAGACCGAAGCCAGCAGCTACCGGGCCGCGCCCCTGGTTGCCGTGAGCGATAGCCCGGCGCTGCCGCTTGGGGTCGCGCTGCTGGCAGGTGCCGGAATGGTGATCCTGGGATGGAGGCTGGACCAGTGA
- a CDS encoding DUF58 domain-containing protein, which yields MPSLLRRVKSKMFIFAHRRTLTMLDGEYGSVFKGRSLDFDELRSYVPGDEVRDIDWKATARHGSPLVKRYVAVRRHSVLLLVDTGRNMAAHAASGESKKDIAVDAAGVLGYLACRHGDDVGLLHGSAATSRYLPPQNGEEHLERLLREVDSGISLDGQASAITEQLDYALRFLKGRLLIAVLADEFMPDARTEILLRRLRARHEVLWLTILDARMAAEPGQPASMQEASSDVGNGLRIPAAVAGNSVVRAAYASAMRKRREERSVFFRRLGIAEQPVGATVDVLPAVFALLEKHRSGAKSAKGSNRAG from the coding sequence ATGCCCAGCCTCCTCCGACGCGTGAAGTCGAAGATGTTCATCTTCGCCCATCGCAGGACCCTCACCATGTTGGATGGCGAATACGGTTCTGTCTTCAAGGGCCGCAGCCTGGACTTCGACGAATTGCGCTCATACGTACCCGGCGACGAAGTCAGGGACATCGATTGGAAAGCCACTGCCCGCCACGGATCACCCCTGGTGAAACGCTATGTGGCCGTCCGCCGTCATTCGGTGCTGTTGCTCGTGGACACGGGACGGAACATGGCAGCCCACGCAGCCTCGGGTGAATCCAAAAAAGACATTGCCGTTGACGCTGCCGGAGTACTGGGCTATCTCGCCTGCAGGCATGGGGACGACGTCGGACTCCTGCACGGCTCGGCCGCCACTTCCCGCTACCTCCCGCCCCAAAACGGTGAAGAGCACCTGGAGCGGTTGCTCCGGGAAGTGGATTCCGGCATCTCCCTGGATGGGCAGGCGAGCGCTATCACAGAGCAACTCGACTACGCGCTGAGGTTCTTGAAGGGCCGCCTGCTCATTGCCGTTCTCGCTGATGAGTTTATGCCCGACGCCCGCACCGAAATACTGCTCCGGCGCCTGAGGGCCCGGCACGAAGTCCTCTGGCTCACTATCCTCGACGCCCGCATGGCCGCGGAACCGGGGCAACCGGCGTCTATGCAAGAGGCCAGCAGCGACGTCGGGAACGGCCTGCGGATCCCTGCGGCGGTGGCGGGGAACAGCGTTGTTCGCGCCGCCTATGCCAGCGCAATGCGGAAACGAAGGGAGGAGCGCAGCGTATTCTTCCGCAGGCTCGGCATTGCTGAGCAGCCGGTTGGCGCCACCGTCGATGTCCTCCCGGCGGTGTTCGCGCTCCTGGAGAAGCACCGCTCGGGTGCGAAGTCCGCCAAGGGCAGCAACCGTGCAGGATAA
- a CDS encoding AAA family ATPase — MLQNTAATGTDAPDGIDAQDLARAQQLVGSIIRSFETKVVGQSRLQETLLIGLLTGGHVLLESVPGLAKTTAAQALADSVSADFRRIQCTPDLLPSDIAGTQIFDAAKGTFVTQLGPVHANIVLLDEINRSSAKTQSAMLEAMQERQTSIGGESYALPEPFLVLATQNPIEQEGTYRLPEAQMDRFMLKDVLDYPSPAEEAEVIRRMDAGVFSTAQKPPAAASLDAIVQVQELVRRVYVDPAIIQYIVGLAYVTRHASQYLEPRLANLIEFGASPRASIAFSQAARALALLSGRDHVIPEDVKKLAHRILRHRIVLGFDAVVEGTPVETIIDAVLMSVQTP; from the coding sequence GTGCTTCAGAACACAGCCGCGACCGGAACCGATGCACCGGACGGGATCGATGCACAAGATTTGGCCCGCGCACAGCAGCTCGTCGGCAGCATTATCCGCAGCTTTGAGACCAAGGTGGTGGGCCAGTCGAGGCTGCAGGAAACGCTGCTGATCGGCCTCCTGACCGGCGGACATGTCCTTTTGGAGAGCGTTCCGGGCCTGGCCAAGACCACAGCGGCGCAAGCTCTTGCGGACTCCGTGAGTGCGGATTTTCGCCGGATCCAATGCACTCCGGACCTGTTGCCCAGTGACATCGCCGGCACCCAGATATTTGATGCGGCCAAAGGCACGTTCGTCACCCAACTGGGACCCGTTCACGCGAACATTGTGCTGCTTGACGAGATCAACCGTTCCAGCGCCAAAACGCAGAGCGCCATGCTGGAGGCGATGCAGGAACGGCAAACGTCCATCGGTGGCGAGTCCTATGCTCTGCCCGAGCCTTTCCTCGTGCTGGCAACTCAAAACCCGATTGAGCAGGAGGGAACCTACCGCCTTCCGGAAGCACAGATGGATCGCTTCATGCTCAAGGACGTCCTGGACTATCCGAGCCCGGCGGAGGAAGCCGAAGTCATCAGGCGCATGGATGCCGGGGTGTTCAGCACAGCGCAGAAGCCACCCGCAGCCGCTTCCCTTGACGCCATTGTCCAGGTGCAGGAACTCGTCAGGAGGGTTTACGTTGATCCTGCCATCATCCAGTACATCGTTGGCCTGGCCTATGTGACCCGTCATGCCTCCCAGTACCTGGAGCCCCGATTGGCAAACCTCATCGAGTTCGGTGCAAGTCCGCGGGCAAGCATTGCGTTCAGTCAGGCGGCGAGGGCATTGGCACTCCTTAGCGGGCGCGACCACGTCATTCCCGAGGACGTCAAGAAACTGGCCCACAGGATCCTGCGCCACAGAATAGTGCTCGGGTTCGACGCCGTGGTTGAAGGGACCCCGGTGGAAACCATCATTGACGCAGTGCTCATGTCAGTGCAGACGCCGTAA